The genomic segment GTCGAAACTTGGAGAGCCGATCGCTACGGAAGTCGCGAATGGCCTTACAGAGGCCGATCATTCCTTCCTGGACCACGTCCTCTCGGTCAGCGCCGATTAGGAAGTACGCTCTCGCCTTGCTCTCGACCAGCGTGCGGTATCGCGTAATCAGGTACTCAGTGGCTCTGTAGTCGCCGCGCCGGGCAATCCTAACGACGTCCTCGTCCTGCATGCGGTGAAAACACAAACCATTCGAGCGGTGAAAACCGGGGGTGACCAAGCTCCCCTCCACCTTCTTCCATGGAATTCATAGAACTGTCAAGCGGACGGAATATGTTGGCGCTAGTGTAGCCCCTGGATTCCCAGAGTGTCAATAGGTTCAAGCGGTCAGTACTTGTTACAGTGGAAAAGATAGGAAGGAATCAGCCCGCCAACCCGGAATCTGCTCCCCATGCTGCTCCATCCGGACGCCGACCAGGTGCTCATCTCCGCACGGCGCCTGCGGAGCCGGGTCCGCGCCATAGCTGCTCAGATCAGCGCCGACTATGGCGAGGAGGGCGTGCATCTCGTCACGGTGCTGAAGGGAGGCGTCTTCTTCCTAACCGACCTCGCGCGCAACCTCACGATCCCGAACTCGATGGACTTCATGGCCGTCAGCAGCTACGGAAGGCACGTCGAGAGCGGCGAAGTTCGGATCACCAAGGACCTGGACGAGAGCATCCAGGGCAGACACGTGGTGATCGTCGAGGACATCGTAGACACCGGACTGACCCTGGCCTACCTGTGCCGCAACCTCGAAAGACGCGGGCCTCTGTCCCTCAAAGTTGCGGTGTTGCTAGACCGACCCAAGCGGCGCATCGCCGACGTACCCATCGGATACAAGGGCTTCG from the Fimbriimonadia bacterium genome contains:
- the hpt gene encoding hypoxanthine phosphoribosyltransferase translates to MLLHPDADQVLISARRLRSRVRAIAAQISADYGEEGVHLVTVLKGGVFFLTDLARNLTIPNSMDFMAVSSYGRHVESGEVRITKDLDESIQGRHVVIVEDIVDTGLTLAYLCRNLERRGPLSLKVAVLLDRPKRRIADVPIGYKGFDIPDLFVVGYGLDWRQQYRNLPYIGILRSEALTAR